The Coleofasciculaceae cyanobacterium genome includes a window with the following:
- a CDS encoding Hsp20/alpha crystallin family protein: protein MALIHWQPFREMNSLQRDMNRLFEALAPMEQESMQQSFMPLAEMEETDDSIHLRVEIPGMDASNLDVQVTKEAVLISGERQSQSKSEKNGMTRSEFRYGKFSRMIPLSTRIDNNSVKGDYNNGILTLELPKAKEDANQVTRVNLGSSNNTNSQSVSGSQPQPLNTADTNTNQDNKPEGGYGNTPDVWNEDENKSSQSETVAS from the coding sequence ATGGCATTAATCCATTGGCAACCTTTCCGCGAGATGAACTCTTTGCAGAGAGACATGAATCGTTTGTTTGAAGCTCTTGCACCCATGGAACAAGAATCAATGCAGCAGTCTTTTATGCCCTTGGCGGAAATGGAAGAAACTGACGACTCAATTCATCTTAGAGTAGAAATTCCTGGCATGGATGCAAGCAATTTAGACGTGCAGGTAACAAAAGAGGCGGTGCTGATTAGTGGCGAGCGCCAATCTCAATCTAAATCAGAAAAAAATGGCATGACTCGTTCTGAGTTTCGCTATGGTAAATTTAGCCGTATGATTCCTCTGTCAACACGGATCGACAATAATAGCGTTAAAGGGGACTATAATAACGGAATCTTGACATTAGAACTACCCAAAGCGAAAGAAGACGCTAACCAAGTTACCAGAGTTAATTTGGGTTCTAGCAATAATACTAATAGCCAAAGTGTTTCTGGATCTCAGCCTCAACCATTAAACACTGCTGATACCAATACCAACCAAGATAACAAGCCCGAAGGTGGTTATGGTAATACACCAGATGTTTGGAACGAGGATGAAAACAAAAGTTCTCAATCTGAGACAGTAGCTAGTTAA
- a CDS encoding ChaB family protein → MTYQQLEDLPAEVTEKLPKHGQQLFMAAYNAVSDNGMDENNATQVAWNSVKNSYQEDKDGNWVSIENANVDRGNIIGTDMETSDPIGNRENNAGTMRGG, encoded by the coding sequence ATGACCTACCAACAATTAGAAGATTTACCTGCTGAAGTAACAGAAAAGTTACCCAAGCACGGACAACAACTTTTTATGGCTGCATATAATGCGGTGAGTGACAATGGCATGGACGAAAACAATGCTACTCAAGTAGCCTGGAATTCGGTTAAAAATAGCTACCAAGAAGACAAAGACGGTAACTGGGTTTCAATCGAAAATGCTAACGTCGATCGCGGTAACATTATTGGTACAGACATGGAAACTAGCGATCCGATTGGCAACCGTGAAAATAACGCAGGAACAATGCGTGGTGGCTAA